From a region of the Gemmatimonas sp. genome:
- a CDS encoding RNA polymerase sigma factor, whose translation MAHDALPIPNKSTARAPHVGGEPVDDSESVAPVNGGAIDRVLLRFGGLMRRAAQARGLREYDVDEVLQDIRIRLWKTRASDENLDALGASYLHKVAMSAVIDFLRRRTARREDTLDTVLASETLPASLQVAPVDSSASTELSHRLEAALGGIVQNRRLVVQLHLEGYERQEIAGMTGWSEAKVRNLLYRGLDDLRAALRADGEQTP comes from the coding sequence GTGGCCCACGACGCGCTCCCGATCCCCAACAAATCCACAGCGCGAGCGCCGCATGTCGGCGGGGAACCCGTGGATGACTCGGAATCGGTCGCGCCGGTCAACGGGGGCGCGATCGATCGCGTGCTCCTGCGGTTCGGCGGACTCATGCGTCGCGCCGCGCAAGCCCGTGGACTGCGCGAGTACGATGTCGACGAGGTCCTACAGGACATCCGCATCCGACTGTGGAAGACGCGCGCCAGCGATGAGAATCTGGACGCGCTCGGTGCGTCATATCTGCACAAGGTCGCCATGTCCGCCGTCATCGACTTCCTGCGTCGACGGACGGCGCGCCGTGAGGACACGCTCGACACGGTGTTGGCGTCGGAGACGCTCCCCGCGTCGCTGCAGGTCGCCCCGGTCGACTCGAGCGCGTCAACGGAGCTGTCGCACCGGCTCGAGGCCGCGCTCGGCGGCATCGTGCAGAATCGCCGTCTCGTCGTGCAGCTGCATCTCGAGGGATATGAACGCCAAGAAATTGCCGGCATGACCGGTTGGTCGGAGGCGAAGGTGCGCAACCTGTTGTACCGTGGGCTCGATGACCTGCGAGCCGCGCTACGTGCGGATGGAGAGCAGACGCCGTGA
- a CDS encoding PEP-CTERM sorting domain-containing protein, whose translation MNVRSVVAVLASVILGTTAGAQSVQFQNGSTFTTSGIAGFATTGSMMTGLRITANFSGGSVFSGTWGDIGSSSPGNFGLIDSNWGQLTLGAAQNTNNFFWQLQVTNPLAGTLTSLTFNGGPAGVVFDCRYTVSGCDNVAGSGTAIDGTPGSSGAISFQLSPTNTFPAVGVTAIYSNLVGLTGQPPVGDLFEQFTLQFGNGNGAGLSTESGAFLYGVDTDNVLTGSVLVPGGPPPSTTVPEPSTYALMAAGLAGTLLMARRRRTEA comes from the coding sequence ATGAACGTACGATCAGTGGTTGCAGTTCTCGCGAGTGTAATACTGGGGACGACGGCCGGAGCGCAGTCGGTACAGTTTCAGAACGGCTCGACGTTTACCACCTCGGGGATCGCCGGCTTCGCCACCACGGGTTCCATGATGACGGGGCTTCGCATCACGGCCAACTTCAGTGGAGGTAGTGTCTTCAGTGGCACGTGGGGCGACATCGGATCCTCGTCACCCGGCAACTTTGGACTCATTGACTCCAACTGGGGTCAGCTGACGCTCGGCGCCGCTCAGAACACCAACAACTTCTTTTGGCAGCTCCAAGTGACCAACCCGTTGGCGGGTACGTTGACGTCGCTCACGTTCAACGGAGGACCAGCCGGCGTGGTGTTCGACTGCCGCTATACCGTGTCGGGATGCGACAACGTGGCCGGGAGCGGCACGGCGATCGACGGTACGCCCGGCTCAAGCGGTGCAATCTCGTTTCAGCTGTCGCCCACCAATACGTTTCCCGCTGTCGGCGTGACGGCGATCTACTCGAACCTCGTCGGCCTCACCGGTCAACCGCCGGTGGGCGATCTCTTCGAGCAGTTCACACTGCAGTTCGGCAACGGAAACGGCGCGGGTCTTTCAACGGAGTCCGGCGCGTTTCTGTACGGGGTGGATACGGACAACGTGTTGACCGGCAGCGTGCTCGTGCCGGGCGGGCCGCCGCCCAGTACCACCGTGCCCGAGCCGTCCACCTACGCGCTAATGGCCGCCGGTCTGGCGGGCACGCTGCTCATGGCGCGTCGTCGGCGCACAGAGGCCTAG
- a CDS encoding DUF481 domain-containing protein, whose product MRRTAFRLFIGTLLLAAPVALYAQDAAKQSAAQSTTPKKKKMWEVNGSLGFSQTSGNASALTTNVNNRLKYSVVGWSVVQDLAFFYGEANEKVNTNFWNGGVRGERTVADRVALFVASRYDRNVVQGISSRFQQGFGVTVAAVDVKQTKLNVALGGSFFSQTLTPGSTAKAARAFPAARAAMEFRHRLTELAYIQQTAEYLPAIGDSTSAYFLNTESAIVAPISKQIGLKVGYVIRYNSEPPVRNSVQLRTTDTFFSSGLTLSF is encoded by the coding sequence ATGCGCAGAACCGCCTTCCGTCTGTTCATCGGCACGCTGCTCCTCGCCGCACCCGTTGCGTTATACGCACAGGACGCGGCCAAGCAGTCTGCGGCCCAGTCCACCACGCCGAAGAAAAAAAAGATGTGGGAGGTCAATGGCTCCCTCGGCTTCTCGCAAACCAGCGGGAATGCCAGCGCGCTGACCACGAACGTGAACAACCGGCTCAAGTACAGTGTGGTCGGTTGGTCCGTCGTGCAGGATCTGGCGTTCTTCTACGGTGAAGCGAACGAGAAGGTCAACACGAACTTCTGGAACGGTGGCGTGCGCGGCGAGCGCACCGTGGCCGATCGCGTCGCGCTGTTCGTCGCGTCGCGCTACGATCGCAACGTGGTGCAGGGCATCAGCAGTCGCTTCCAACAGGGCTTCGGCGTGACCGTGGCCGCCGTCGACGTCAAGCAGACCAAGCTCAATGTGGCGCTGGGCGGTTCCTTCTTCTCACAGACGCTTACGCCGGGATCCACGGCCAAGGCGGCACGCGCCTTCCCCGCCGCGCGCGCCGCAATGGAATTCCGTCATCGACTCACCGAGCTCGCCTACATACAGCAGACCGCCGAGTATCTGCCCGCGATCGGCGACAGCACGAGCGCATACTTCCTGAACACCGAAAGCGCGATCGTGGCGCCGATCTCCAAGCAGATCGGCCTCAAGGTGGGCTATGTGATCCGCTACAACTCCGAGCCGCCGGTGCGGAACAGCGTGCAGCTGCGCACCACCGACACGTTCTTCTCCAGCGGGTTGACGCTGAGCTTCTAG
- a CDS encoding pirin family protein, which yields MSIRPVKRIVQAQATMEGAGVHLHRAFGFGETSETDPFLLFDDFRNDVPRQYQAGFPWHPHRGIETITYVLAGNVEHADSLGNRGTLGAGDVQWMTAGSGIVHHEMPQGDAQGRMHGFQLWANLPSSLKMTAPRYQDVQSEAIAEIIDDDGTTVRVICGEFWGKRGPVDGIAADPCYLDVFVPAGRTKSLPVDAYRSTFAYIFEGTGTFRHASDPMGVLTERTAGNDDDLVRDMSGNRSLVLFDSGDEVVVRAGEQGLRFLLVSGAPIKEPVAWYGPIVMNTQAELQVAMRELQAGTFIKH from the coding sequence ATGTCTATCCGTCCCGTCAAGCGAATCGTGCAGGCCCAGGCCACCATGGAAGGCGCCGGCGTGCATCTGCACCGCGCCTTCGGGTTCGGCGAAACGTCGGAAACCGACCCGTTTCTGCTGTTCGATGATTTCCGGAACGACGTCCCGCGGCAATACCAGGCCGGCTTTCCGTGGCACCCACATCGCGGCATCGAGACCATCACGTACGTTCTCGCCGGCAACGTCGAGCACGCCGACTCGCTGGGCAACCGCGGCACGCTGGGCGCTGGTGACGTGCAGTGGATGACCGCCGGCAGCGGCATCGTGCACCACGAAATGCCACAAGGCGACGCCCAGGGACGGATGCACGGGTTCCAGTTGTGGGCCAACCTGCCCTCGTCGCTGAAAATGACCGCGCCTCGCTACCAGGATGTGCAGTCCGAGGCGATCGCCGAGATCATCGATGACGACGGCACCACCGTGCGCGTGATCTGTGGCGAATTCTGGGGCAAACGTGGCCCGGTCGACGGCATCGCTGCTGATCCCTGCTACCTCGATGTATTCGTCCCGGCGGGCCGTACGAAGTCACTGCCGGTGGACGCATATCGCAGTACCTTCGCCTACATTTTTGAAGGGACTGGAACGTTCCGTCATGCCTCGGACCCGATGGGCGTGCTGACGGAGCGGACGGCGGGCAACGACGACGACCTCGTGCGGGACATGTCCGGCAATCGGTCGCTGGTGCTCTTCGACAGCGGCGATGAAGTCGTGGTGCGGGCCGGCGAGCAAGGGCTTCGCTTTCTGCTGGTCTCCGGCGCCCCCATCAAGGAGCCGGTCGCCTGGTACGGTCCTATCGTGATGAACACGCAGGCCGAGTTGCAGGTCGCCATGCGCGAGTTGCAAGCGGGGACCTTCATCAAACACTGA
- a CDS encoding serine/threonine-protein kinase has product MSLHADSAPGEVAPVRAALRGQYEIQRELGRGGMGIVVLARDERLDRLVALKVLPPQLAEHAETKERFLREARMAAQLSHPNIVPVYRADEINGFAFFAMGFVEGETLGERIRDRGALPAADVVRVLREVAWALAYAHARGIVHRDVKPDNILLERGTGRSVVTDFGIARSDFNPALTQDGYVLGTVHFMSPEQASGEPLDGRSDLYALGCIGFLALSGRLPFEGSAPQAILVAHATKEPPSLRSVAPAVPPALAAVIDQCLRKRADDRFANGEELADALGKALEAVESAARDEGGQTALSSDDAMVIWRRAAELQAEAAARLESRMRATAGTKQLVATSMAPVNAQEGATASDQSSRTDAALPTDAYRLRDVEAAAIEAGISQRYVALALDELRASPNAIQRAQPMPRWKETLATRLFGTTQRTLSVTRRFAAAPRAVLQVLGRSLQAAPWSLTLRDTLGGHPLDGGVLVFDLPAMVDGNYKWTWTRYGVYVPELRVTLAAAPGSTRACEVTIQVSLREGLTANIAGYSLIAGGGGVFGGFIGALIGKKALLLAGAAIGGPALAGALLAGVAVLATAGPLYRWEIRKTEAELQAALATIDVAMRSIDIFGEAPTPPPPRPISSGGDLLGF; this is encoded by the coding sequence ATGTCATTGCACGCTGATTCCGCCCCCGGCGAGGTCGCCCCGGTTCGAGCCGCCCTGCGCGGCCAATACGAAATACAGCGGGAGCTCGGGCGCGGCGGCATGGGCATCGTGGTGCTCGCCCGCGATGAGCGCCTCGACCGGCTGGTCGCGCTCAAGGTGCTGCCGCCGCAGCTGGCCGAACACGCCGAAACGAAAGAGCGCTTCCTGCGGGAAGCGCGGATGGCGGCGCAGCTGTCGCATCCGAACATCGTGCCGGTATACCGCGCCGACGAGATCAACGGCTTCGCCTTCTTCGCGATGGGGTTCGTGGAAGGCGAGACGCTAGGCGAGCGGATTCGCGATCGCGGCGCCCTGCCCGCCGCCGATGTGGTCCGGGTGCTGCGCGAAGTGGCCTGGGCACTCGCCTACGCGCACGCCCGCGGGATCGTCCACCGTGATGTGAAGCCCGACAACATTCTGCTCGAACGCGGCACCGGCCGGTCAGTAGTGACCGACTTCGGCATCGCCCGCTCCGACTTCAATCCGGCGCTGACCCAGGACGGGTACGTCCTCGGCACCGTCCACTTCATGAGCCCCGAACAGGCCAGCGGGGAGCCGCTCGACGGCCGCAGCGACCTGTACGCGCTGGGCTGTATCGGCTTTCTGGCGCTCAGTGGACGGCTGCCGTTCGAAGGGTCGGCGCCGCAGGCGATCTTGGTCGCTCACGCCACCAAGGAGCCACCGTCGCTCCGATCGGTGGCGCCCGCCGTGCCGCCGGCTCTGGCCGCGGTGATCGATCAGTGCCTCCGGAAACGGGCCGATGATCGCTTTGCGAACGGCGAAGAGCTGGCCGACGCGCTGGGCAAGGCACTTGAGGCCGTCGAGAGTGCCGCCCGCGACGAAGGCGGGCAGACCGCGCTTTCCAGCGACGATGCCATGGTCATCTGGCGTCGCGCGGCGGAGCTGCAAGCGGAGGCGGCGGCCCGATTGGAGTCTCGCATGCGGGCAACCGCCGGTACCAAGCAGTTGGTGGCGACCTCGATGGCCCCAGTGAACGCGCAGGAGGGCGCGACAGCATCCGATCAGAGTTCTCGCACTGATGCGGCATTACCCACAGATGCCTACCGACTGCGCGATGTCGAGGCGGCGGCGATTGAAGCGGGTATTTCGCAGCGTTACGTGGCCTTAGCGCTCGACGAACTCCGCGCTTCGCCGAACGCGATCCAGCGTGCGCAGCCGATGCCCCGCTGGAAGGAGACCCTTGCCACTCGTCTGTTCGGCACCACCCAGCGCACGCTGTCTGTCACGCGTCGCTTTGCCGCCGCACCTCGCGCAGTACTTCAGGTGCTGGGACGATCACTGCAAGCAGCCCCATGGTCGCTGACGCTTCGCGACACACTGGGCGGACACCCTCTTGATGGTGGCGTCTTAGTGTTCGATTTGCCGGCTATGGTCGACGGCAACTATAAGTGGACGTGGACTCGCTACGGCGTGTACGTCCCGGAGCTCCGTGTGACGTTGGCGGCCGCACCGGGGAGCACCAGGGCCTGCGAAGTCACGATTCAGGTCAGCCTCCGAGAAGGGCTCACGGCCAACATCGCCGGCTACAGCCTGATCGCCGGCGGCGGCGGCGTTTTTGGCGGCTTCATTGGCGCGCTCATCGGCAAGAAGGCTTTGTTGCTCGCTGGAGCCGCCATCGGGGGACCGGCGCTGGCCGGCGCGCTGTTGGCCGGTGTCGCGGTACTGGCCACCGCCGGCCCGCTGTATCGGTGGGAGATCCGGAAAACCGAGGCCGAGCTGCAAGCCGCGTTGGCCACGATCGATGTCGCCATGCGATCCATCGACATCTTCGGGGAGGCACCCACCCCGCCCCCACCCCGCCCGATAAGTTCCGGCGGAGACCTCCTGGGCTTCTAA